The sequence GGTGCCGGTATGACGCTCATGGTAAAGGCTGCCCAGCGATTCCGCAGCGTCTTCCACGAGGGCAAGACCCCATTGCGCGCAGATGGAGCTCAATCCGTCCAGATCGCACGGATGCCCGAAGGTATGCATGGGCACGCAGGCCCGGATGACGCGCTGCCCGTGTTTTGTTCTGCAGACGCCGTCGCTGTCGAGTCTGGCGTGTTCATCCAGCCAGTTCCCCAAAGCCTTGGGGGAGAGCCCCAAGGTATGTCGATCCACGTCCACAAAGACCGGCTGAGCTCCGCAGTAGCTGATGGCGTTGCAGGTCGCGACAAAAGTAAGCGCCTGCGTGACAACAAGATCGCCCTCAAGGACCCCGGCCAGAATCAGGGCGGCGTGCAGGGCCGCCGTGCCGTTGACCGTGGCCACGGCTTTAGGGCTCCCGGTGTACGAGGCGATATCGTCTTCGAACCGGTTCACAAAAGCGCCGACACTGGAGACAAAGGTCGATTCGATGGTCTCGCTGACGTACTCCTTCTCACGGCCATGAAAAATGGGCGCGTGCAAGGGGATGAAGTCTTTGGATCGATACTGATCGCGGATGAATGTGATGAGTCCGCGAAAAGCCAGGCTGTCAGACATTGTAGATGTTCGCCTTGTATTTCGCCAGGTTTCCG is a genomic window of Desulfomicrobium baculatum DSM 4028 containing:
- a CDS encoding LegC family aminotransferase; protein product: MSDSLAFRGLITFIRDQYRSKDFIPLHAPIFHGREKEYVSETIESTFVSSVGAFVNRFEDDIASYTGSPKAVATVNGTAALHAALILAGVLEGDLVVTQALTFVATCNAISYCGAQPVFVDVDRHTLGLSPKALGNWLDEHARLDSDGVCRTKHGQRVIRACVPMHTFGHPCDLDGLSSICAQWGLALVEDAAESLGSLYHERHTGTFGLLGTLSFNGNKIITTGGGGMILAGTGLGARAKHLTTTAKLPHPVAFFHDEVGFNYRLPNINAALGCAQLEQLEQFVDAKRALAGRYAAYLSSNSGLIFVTEPEGCRSNYWLNAVVCEDEKERNSLLDATAAAGVMTRPVWQPMHLLPMFKECPRDDLTMTQWLSARIVNLPSSAPLDRIP